The following are encoded together in the Lathyrus oleraceus cultivar Zhongwan6 chromosome 3, CAAS_Psat_ZW6_1.0, whole genome shotgun sequence genome:
- the LOC127125919 gene encoding glycine-rich protein 5, which produces MAKWCMFLLVLALVVVAAASARDVPSDAGLKDQKNFMTFGGGFYGLGNNGMPFGGIGGGIGSGGLGGGGGAGGFGGLGGLGGGVGTDIGGGVGSGVGGGSGVLPFP; this is translated from the coding sequence atggcTAAGTGGTGTATGTTTTTGCTGGTTCTTGctcttgttgttgttgctgcaGCAAGTGCAAGAGATGTACCAAGTGATGCTGGTCTCAAGGACCAGAAGAACTTTATGACATTTGGTGGTGGTTTTTATGGACTAGGAAACAACGGAATGCCATTTGGTGGAATCGGAGGTGGTATAGGTAGTGGTGGActtggtggtggtggtggtgcTGGTGGCTTTGGTGGTTTAGGAGGACTTGGTGGTGGAGTTGGAACTGATATAGGTGGTGGTGTTGGAAGTGGTGTTGGTGGTGGAAGTGGTGTTCTTCCTTTTCCTTAA
- the LOC127130149 gene encoding uncharacterized protein LOC127130149 has product MGYYLADGIYPEWATFVKTISMPQGEKKKLFAQHQESARKDVERAFGVLQSRFAVIRGPTRAWHMDTIKHTIYACIILHNMIVEDEHHTYGGNFDYSYDNVDINNSTTETFSGPHPNLATRLQRRASIREQQVHRQLQGDLVEYIWEHFGHEDDDI; this is encoded by the coding sequence ATGGGATATTATTTAGCAGATGGTATATATCCTGAGTGGGCTACATTTGTCAAGACCATTTCAATGCCACAGGgagaaaagaaaaaattatttGCTCAACATCAAGAATCGGCTAGAAAAGATGTGGAGCGggcatttggagtgcttcaatCTCGATTTGCAGTTATACGTGGCCCAACGCGTGCTTGGCACATGGACACCATCAAGCATACTATATATGCCTGCATCATATTGCACAACATGATTGTGGAAGACGAACACCATACATATGGAGGTAATTTTGATTATTCTTATGATAATGTGGATATCAACAACTCAACAACTGAAACATTTAGCGGTCCTCATCCGAATCTTGCAACAAGACTACAAAGAAGAGCAAGTATTCGTGAACAACAAGTCCATCGTCAACTTCAAGGAGATCTAGTCGAGTATATTTGGGAACATTTTGGACATGAAGATGATGACATTTAA